Proteins encoded together in one Chelonoidis abingdonii isolate Lonesome George chromosome 1, CheloAbing_2.0, whole genome shotgun sequence window:
- the LOC116818478 gene encoding tetraspanin-7-like, giving the protein MVLLKLSLMAFSFVFWAAGLTMLTLGIWAKISLGSYLVLSANQYPNTAFILLAAGAAVLVWGFLGCFSAATEHRCLLRTYAAFQLAVLAAGLAAGLSALFYRRAIAEGFRAGLREAVRAYGEDEQKADALDSLQRALDCCGAESYRDWLASPWSLAQPARNGSVPGSCCLARRGCQHSPLPPEARGIHRDGCFAKVSGFVSDNLFYIATAALGLALLQGVGIVLACLLAARLRPAPALSNALPPVPCAVPALRPDQPAPQKPGGVPPRPAPDSSSPAGRFPVPGPGCSQRPAPPAALGRGAPSAQFR; this is encoded by the coding sequence ATGGTCCTGCTCAAGCTCTCTCTCATGGCCTTCAGCTTCGTcttctgggcggcggggctgacCATGCTCACCCTGGGCATCTGGGCCAAGATCTCGCTGGGCAGCTACCTGGTGCTGTCCGCCAATCAGTACCCCAACACCGCCTTCATCCTGCTGGCCGCGGGTGCCGCCGTCCTGGTCTGgggcttcctgggctgcttcagCGCCGCCACCGAGCACCGCTGCCTCCTGCGCACTTACGCGGCCTTCCAGCTGGCAGTGCTGGCGGCCGGGCTGGCAGCGGGGCTCTCGGCCTTGTTCTACCGCAGGGCCATAGCCGAGGGCTTCCGGGCCGGGCTGCGGGAGGCGGTGCGCGCCTACGGCGAGGACGAGCAGAAGGCGGACGCCCTGGACTCCCTGCAGCGCGCCCTGGACTGCTGCGGGGCCGAGAGCTACCGCGACTGGCTCGCCTCGCCCTGGTCCCTGGCGCAGCCGGCGCGCAACGGCTCGGTGCCGGGCAGCTGCTGCCTGGCGCGCCGGGGCTGCCAACACAGCCCGCTGCCGCCCGAAGCCCGCGGCATCCACCGCGACGGCTGCTTCGCCAAGGTCTCCGGCTTCGTCAGCGACAACCTCTTCTACATCGCCACGGCCGCGCTGGGGCTGGCGCTGCTGCAGGGCGTGGGCATCGTGCTGGCCTGCCTGCTGGCCGCCCGCCTGCGCCCCGCGCCCGCGCTGAGCAACGCCCTTCCACCTGTGCCGTGCGCGGTTCCAGCGCTCCGCCCTGATCAGCCCGCCCCGCAGAAGCCCGGCGGGGTTCCCCCACGCCCCGCCCCCGACAGCAGCAGCCCGGCTGGGAGGTTCCCAGTGCCCGGCCCGGGGTGTTCCCAGCGCCCGGCCCCGCCCGCAGCGCTCGGTCGGGGGGCTCCCAGCGCCCAGTTCCGATAG